In Deinococcus psychrotolerans, a genomic segment contains:
- a CDS encoding DUF3293 domain-containing protein, which yields MNSPAINFQSPPNELRSAFLATSYGMAQQRYQLSHAGDVLPFWSLPQQRWAILTAWNPHGQASDPASNAEAQSRLQAALAAWPALEGVNGEGPWAEPTLIVPALNLRRALELGQDFGQAALIWGVGRRAALVWCAPDVRVERFWLAAAGA from the coding sequence GTGAACTCCCCTGCCATTAACTTCCAATCGCCGCCCAATGAATTGCGCTCCGCTTTTCTGGCCACTTCCTACGGCATGGCTCAGCAGCGCTACCAGTTGAGCCACGCTGGGGACGTCTTGCCCTTTTGGAGCTTGCCACAACAGCGCTGGGCCATCTTGACGGCTTGGAATCCACACGGTCAGGCCAGCGACCCCGCCAGCAATGCCGAAGCACAGTCGCGCCTGCAAGCGGCTTTGGCGGCGTGGCCTGCCTTAGAAGGCGTCAACGGCGAGGGCCCTTGGGCCGAGCCGACCTTGATCGTGCCGGCGCTCAACCTGCGCCGCGCCTTAGAACTCGGCCAAGACTTTGGGCAGGCGGCGCTGATCTGGGGCGTGGGCCGCCGAGCAGCGCTGGTGTGGTGCGCTCCAGACGTACGGGTCGAGCGCTTTTGGCTGGCTGCGGCGGGTGCTTGA
- a CDS encoding ABC transporter substrate-binding protein, translated as MKKPAMLLAVAAAAALGSQAHAVTVTLACGSVGQELQLCKEGAARWAKATGNTVKVFESPNLTNDRLGLYQQQLAAKSSDIDVYQLDVVWPGLLAQHFVDLKGKVPAAEVNANFKAIIAADTVNGKLVAMPWFTDAGVLYYRTDLLKKYGFTAAPKTWAALAMMAKKIQDGEQKANKAFAGFVFQGKNYEGLTCDALEWVNSFGGGTIVDDAGKITIDNAKAAAALDAAASWVGTISPKGVTTYDEEPARGIFQSGNAAFMRNWPYAWALGQSADSKVKGMIGVAPLPAGPGGSPAATLGGWQLGVSMYSKNQDAAIALVRYLTGPAEQKIRAIEGSYNPTINSLYKDKDILKANPFFGSLLDVFTNAVARPSGPTKDKYNQVSQAFSTAVTDVLNKKTKGADAVKQLSTDLARIKGRGW; from the coding sequence ATGAAGAAACCCGCCATGTTGTTAGCTGTTGCCGCCGCCGCCGCGCTGGGCTCACAAGCCCACGCCGTCACTGTTACTCTCGCCTGCGGTTCTGTGGGCCAAGAACTCCAACTGTGTAAAGAAGGCGCGGCCCGCTGGGCCAAGGCCACCGGCAACACTGTCAAAGTCTTCGAAAGCCCCAACTTGACCAACGACCGTTTGGGCCTGTATCAGCAGCAACTCGCCGCCAAGAGCAGCGACATCGATGTCTATCAACTCGACGTGGTGTGGCCGGGCTTGCTGGCCCAGCACTTCGTTGATCTCAAGGGCAAAGTTCCTGCCGCCGAAGTCAACGCCAACTTCAAAGCCATCATCGCCGCCGACACCGTCAACGGCAAACTGGTGGCCATGCCCTGGTTTACCGACGCAGGGGTTCTTTACTACCGCACCGACTTGCTCAAGAAGTACGGCTTTACCGCCGCCCCCAAGACTTGGGCTGCCCTGGCAATGATGGCCAAGAAAATTCAGGACGGCGAGCAGAAAGCCAACAAGGCCTTTGCCGGATTCGTCTTTCAAGGCAAGAACTATGAAGGCCTGACCTGCGACGCGTTGGAATGGGTCAACAGCTTCGGCGGCGGCACCATCGTCGACGACGCGGGCAAAATCACCATCGACAACGCCAAAGCCGCCGCTGCGCTCGACGCCGCCGCGAGCTGGGTCGGCACCATCAGCCCCAAAGGCGTGACCACCTACGACGAAGAGCCCGCACGCGGCATCTTCCAGTCCGGCAACGCCGCTTTCATGCGCAACTGGCCCTACGCCTGGGCGCTCGGCCAAAGCGCCGACAGCAAAGTCAAAGGCATGATCGGCGTGGCCCCCTTGCCTGCTGGCCCTGGTGGCAGCCCCGCCGCGACCTTGGGCGGCTGGCAGCTTGGCGTGAGCATGTACTCCAAGAATCAGGACGCGGCCATCGCTTTGGTGCGCTACTTGACCGGCCCCGCAGAGCAAAAGATTCGCGCCATCGAAGGCTCGTACAACCCCACCATCAACAGCCTCTACAAAGACAAAGACATCCTGAAAGCCAACCCGTTCTTCGGCAGCTTGCTCGACGTCTTTACCAACGCGGTGGCGCGTCCTTCCGGCCCCACCAAAGACAAGTACAACCAAGTTTCGCAGGCCTTCAGCACCGCCGTCACCGACGTGCTGAACAAGAAAACCAAAGGCGCAGACGCGGTCAAGCAGCTCAGCACCGATCTGGCCCGTATCAAAGGTCGTGGTTGGTAA
- a CDS encoding carbohydrate ABC transporter permease produces the protein MTTTVPTNKAVKQRGIEATRARQAVWLLIPTMIAIILVAGYPLYRTIFFSLFEANLTSPDQKTFLGLGNFWFTTDEGIALGFLQDPKWWGAVTNTLLFTVVSVFLETVFGMIIALVVNSAFPGRAFLRTAMLVPWAIPTVVSAQMWAYMYNDSFGLIGRGLLGGTALLANPTTSIWAMIAVDVWKTTSFMALLILAGLQSLPSDMYEAADMDGASKGRQFWQMTLPLLRPALLVALVFRSLDALRVFDIMSVMVGNVSAARLSMTAYARQALIDNQLLGMGSAVSIAIFIIIMVIVVVYVTAFRVKFD, from the coding sequence ATGACCACCACTGTACCCACCAATAAAGCTGTCAAACAGCGCGGCATCGAAGCGACCCGCGCCCGCCAAGCCGTCTGGCTGCTGATTCCCACCATGATCGCCATCATCTTGGTGGCAGGTTATCCGCTTTACCGCACCATTTTCTTCTCGCTGTTTGAAGCCAACCTCACCTCGCCCGACCAGAAAACCTTTCTGGGACTGGGCAATTTTTGGTTTACCACCGACGAAGGCATTGCGTTGGGCTTTTTGCAAGACCCTAAATGGTGGGGCGCAGTCACCAATACGCTGCTTTTTACAGTGGTGTCAGTCTTTTTAGAAACTGTTTTCGGCATGATTATCGCTCTGGTGGTCAACAGCGCTTTTCCGGGCCGAGCCTTCCTAAGAACCGCCATGCTGGTGCCGTGGGCCATTCCCACCGTCGTTTCGGCGCAGATGTGGGCGTACATGTACAACGATTCGTTCGGCCTGATCGGGCGCGGCCTGCTCGGCGGAACGGCGCTGCTGGCCAATCCCACCACCTCCATCTGGGCCATGATCGCGGTGGACGTTTGGAAAACCACCTCGTTCATGGCGCTGCTGATCTTGGCAGGCCTGCAAAGCTTGCCCAGCGACATGTATGAAGCCGCTGACATGGACGGCGCGAGCAAGGGCCGTCAGTTTTGGCAGATGACCTTGCCGCTGCTGCGCCCCGCTCTCTTGGTGGCGTTGGTGTTCCGCAGCCTCGATGCCCTGCGGGTCTTCGACATCATGTCGGTGATGGTCGGCAACGTCTCGGCGGCCCGGCTGTCGATGACTGCTTACGCCCGGCAAGCCCTGATCGACAATCAGTTGCTGGGCATGGGCAGCGCCGTATCCATCGCCATTTTCATCATCATCATGGTGATCGTGGTGGTTTATGTCACGGCCTTCCGCGTGAAATTCGACTGA
- a CDS encoding carbohydrate ABC transporter permease, with protein MYLKRTNPTLYYLQRVGFYALVVVITLYLLIPFLWAVLTSFRKAGDLFLQPLAFATAPSTLGNYIDVFANPNFRLGLLYSLVTAVGAVAIALLFGSFAAYALGRFKFRGKSAVLYIVLAVSVFPQIAVLGGLYTLINSLGLYNTPSGLILAYLIFTIPFTVWVLTSFVRDLPGELEEAALVDGASPLQTLFLVLFPVMMPALVTTGLLAFINAWNEYLFALTFTSTRRTVPVVIANYSGATQFDQPWGQIMAASIVVTIPLIILVLVFQRNIVSGLTAGAVKG; from the coding sequence ATGTACTTAAAACGCACCAATCCCACTTTGTACTACCTCCAACGCGTCGGCTTTTACGCGCTCGTTGTCGTGATCACCCTTTACCTGCTCATTCCGTTTCTCTGGGCAGTGCTGACCAGCTTCCGCAAAGCGGGCGATCTGTTCTTGCAGCCCCTGGCCTTCGCCACTGCGCCGTCTACGCTGGGCAATTACATCGACGTGTTTGCCAATCCCAACTTCCGTCTGGGCCTGCTCTACAGCTTGGTTACCGCTGTGGGCGCGGTGGCGATTGCGCTGCTGTTCGGCAGTTTTGCCGCGTACGCGCTGGGGCGATTCAAGTTCAGGGGCAAGTCGGCGGTGCTGTATATCGTGCTGGCCGTCAGTGTGTTTCCGCAAATCGCAGTGCTGGGCGGCCTCTACACCCTGATCAACTCGCTGGGCCTCTACAACACGCCCAGCGGCCTGATTCTCGCTTACCTGATTTTCACCATTCCCTTCACGGTCTGGGTGCTGACCTCGTTCGTACGCGATTTGCCCGGTGAATTAGAAGAAGCCGCGCTGGTTGACGGCGCATCGCCGCTGCAAACCCTCTTTCTGGTTTTGTTTCCGGTAATGATGCCGGCGCTGGTGACCACTGGCCTCTTGGCCTTCATCAACGCTTGGAACGAGTACCTCTTCGCGCTGACCTTTACCAGCACCCGCCGCACCGTGCCGGTGGTGATCGCCAACTACTCCGGCGCGACGCAGTTCGATCAGCCGTGGGGCCAGATCATGGCCGCCAGCATCGTGGTCACGATTCCGCTGATTATTTTGGTGCTGGTGTTCCAGCGCAACATCGTCTCCGGTTTGACGGCGGGCGCGGTGAAAGGCTAA